The stretch of DNA AATAGCGGTAGCAAAATTGGTATAAGTACTAGATGCCCCAGCAATGGTGATTAAGGAACTGATGGCAATTGCAATGGCAATTAATCCTATGATTTGTGTTTTTTTCATGATTTTTGTACTTAATATGTTGTACTATAATTAGCTGCTTTATGCTTATACCTTTAATAAGTCTAAAAGCCCCATTTTTGTTTTCACATTTTGTTTTTTTGACCTACCTTTTACATCTTTATAGGCTATAAAAAACATAATTTGATTGGTCTAGGCAGTTTTCTGCTACAAAAATACTAATTTTTGAGCATAGAATATTTATCAAAATCTTAAACCTGTTATTTAGACTTATTCTTAATTAAAAATGATTCTTTTTTACCTTCTTTTATTTTTAATTCCCAGTATTTCAACCGCACAAGCAAACATACGTATTGGTGGTTTAGGAGGAGATGAAGCAGTTGCAACAGCTATCTATCAAAATAAGATTATAGTAGGCGGAACTTTTCAACAAATGCTGAATGGACAGCCTAGCCATGGAGGGAGTGATATTTTTTTACAAGCTTATAATTTACAGGGTCAATTGTCTTGGCAATACAACCTTGGTAGTTCCAACAATGAGCAACTCAAAGCGCTGTGCCTCTCCCCTAGTGGTGCGATTTATAGCACAGGAATGTTTAGTGATAGTTTATTTATAGGCGCTACAGATAGCATTCTTTACAATCATCAGCAGGCTGTTTTTATTGTCAAACAGGATATACAGGGGCAATTTTTATGGTCCCGATCCTTGTCGGGACAAAGTTTGGTGGTTGTAGAAGATATTGTTAGTGATGCACAAGAAAACATTTATATTACAGGAGCATTTCAAGATACCTTTGTTATTGATAGTAATCATCAGTTGATTGGAGGCGCTAAAAACAGTCCATTTCTAATTAAATTAGATCCTGATGGAAAAGTACTTTGGAGCCAATCGCCTGCACTTTCTGATGAAGCAACAGGTATTGCATTAACCATAGATGATAAGGGACAATTGTATTGGGCAGGGCATTTTAAAGGTTCTTTTGCCCTCTTATCAGATACTATTCGAGCACATTGGGTTTACAACGACCTTTTTCTAAGCCAAGTGGATAGTAATGGTCATTTTATCTGGCAACGTCATTATGGAGGCGTTTACAATAATACCTGTAAGCAATTGGAATGGTACGCAGGATCGCTTTATTTGGGAGGTAGTTTTATGGGGGTCTTAGATATTCCTCCTCTACGGTTGGTAACAGCTTTCCGCAATTTTGATGCTTTTGTGGTTCAATTGAATATGGATGGAATCGCCAAGTGGGGCATTCAAAGCCAAACCGAAGCGGATTGTTTTTTTGAAGCCATTGCTTTTTATCAAGATCAAATTGTAGTGTCTGGCGTTTATAATGATTATTTCAAGTGGCAGCAGCAACAGGTGCCAGCAATTAATGGAGCAGAAACATTTCAGGTGGTATTAGACAGCAATGGTCAAGGTGCTCAAATTAATACATGGACAGGAAATGGCTTTGACTTGGTCAAAAGTACAGCCATTCATTCTAGTGGTCAAGTTGTAGCAGTAGGCGGTTTTCAACAAGACATTCGTTTAGGCAAACAAACGCTCCAAGCACAAGGCTTTT from Aureispira anguillae encodes:
- a CDS encoding T9SS type A sorting domain-containing protein → MILFYLLLFLIPSISTAQANIRIGGLGGDEAVATAIYQNKIIVGGTFQQMLNGQPSHGGSDIFLQAYNLQGQLSWQYNLGSSNNEQLKALCLSPSGAIYSTGMFSDSLFIGATDSILYNHQQAVFIVKQDIQGQFLWSRSLSGQSLVVVEDIVSDAQENIYITGAFQDTFVIDSNHQLIGGAKNSPFLIKLDPDGKVLWSQSPALSDEATGIALTIDDKGQLYWAGHFKGSFALLSDTIRAHWVYNDLFLSQVDSNGHFIWQRHYGGVYNNTCKQLEWYAGSLYLGGSFMGVLDIPPLRLVTAFRNFDAFVVQLNMDGIAKWGIQSQTEADCFFEAIAFYQDQIVVSGVYNDYFKWQQQQVPAINGAETFQVVLDSNGQGAQINTWTGNGFDLVKSTAIHSSGQVVAVGGFQQDIRLGKQTLQAQGFSDAFLYIQDSALATSVTKIAHFELVKLSFAPNPSQDSTTILCPNGRVKKWLLYNMQGQLVAQGNQATVPLQSISSGTYSIQVHTDKGMGIEKLIVH